A stretch of DNA from Chlamydiota bacterium:
ATGCCTCTTCCAAAAGAACTTATCAAAAAAGAAAAAGAACGCCTACGAAAAGAAAGACAAAAGCTTGAAGACGAACTAGACAATGTCAAAAAACGCCTTTCCAACAAGCAATTTTTACAAAACGCTCCAAAAGAGATTGTAGACAAACTCTCCTCTAAGAAACAAGAACTAGAAGCAAAACTTCAACACTTAAGAAACCTAGAGAACTGATTTTATAAGGAAGCTAAAAGTTCTTTTGCTTCAGCATTACCTTGATCTGCTGCAAGCCTCAGCCATTTTTTCGCTTCATTTAAATCTCGAGTAACCCCTTTACCCATACCATAACAACAACCTAAAACAAATTGAGCTAAATCATCACCTTGATCTGCTGCAAGTTGAAGCCATTTTACTGCTTCTCTTAAATCTTGGGTTATTCCTTCGCCTTTGGCATAACATATACCTAAATTATATTGTGCCTTCGCATATCCTTGATCTGCTGCAAGTCTAAACCATTTTACTGCTTCTTTGAAATCTTGGGTCACTTCTTCGCCTTTGGCATAACATATACCTAAGCTACATTGCGCTTCAGCCAAGCCTTGATCTGCTGCAAGTCTAAACCATTTCACGGCTTCCTTAAAATCTTGGGTTATTCCTCCGCCTTCAACGTAGCACGTACCTAAATCACACTGCGCTTCAGCTAAACCTTGATCTGCTGCAAGCCTAAACCACTTCACAGCTTCTTTTAAATCCTGGGTTATTCCTTCGCCTTTGACATAACATGCACCTAAATTACGTTGCGCTATAGCTAACCCTTGATCTGCTGCAAGTTGAAGGAATTCTATTGCTTTCTCGTCATTTTGAGTTACGCCTTCACCAACAAGATAACGTACAGCTAAATCATATTGCGCTTGCGCATCTTGTGGTGTTTCAGGTTCTACATAATCAAAATTGGATATATTATTTATACTACCTACATTACTCATAAAAACTCCTGTGATCTATATTTTAGGGGAGATTCTAACTTAAAAAAGATAACCCGTCAAGTTTAACAGCAATAATAATTACAAAATCAAATCTTTTAAATCAGAGGTTATAATGACATTATTAAAAATAAATTTAAAACCGTCCTAGCAACGAACAATTTTTACAAAATGCTCCAAAAGAGATCGTAGACAAACTGTTTTCCAAAAAACAAGAACTAGAAGCAAAACTCGAGCATCTAAGGAGTTTGGGGAACTGATTTTAAAGAAGCTAAAATTTTTTTTGCTTCAGTATGACCTTGATCTGCTGCAAGTCCAAACCATCTTACTGCCTCCGTGAAATCTTGTGTCACTCCTTCGCCTTTGGCATAACATATACCTAAATTCGTCTGCGCATCTGCATGTCCTTGATCTGCTGCAAGTCTAAACCATTTTACTGCTTCTATGAAATCTTGTGTCACTCCTATGCCATTATAATAACATTTACCTAAGCTATGTTGAGCTAAACTATCACCTTGATCTGCTGCAAGTCTAAGCCATTTTGCCGCTTCCTTGAAATCTTGGGTCACTCCTTCGCCTTTGACATAACATAAACCTAAATTACGTTGCGCTATAGCTAACCCTTGAGCTGCTGCAAGCCTAAACCATTTTACTGCTTCTTTGGAATCTTGGGTCATTCCCTCGCCAGAATGATAACGCAAAGCTAAATTATATTGAGCTAAACTATCACCTTGATCTGCTGCAAGTCTAAGCCA
This window harbors:
- the esiB_2 gene encoding Secretory immunoglobulin A-binding protein EsiB; amino-acid sequence: MSNVGSINNISNFDYVEPETPQDAQAQYDLAVRYLVGEGVTQNDEKAIEFLQLAADQGLAIAQRNLGACYVKGEGITQDLKEAVKWFRLAADQGLAEAQCDLGTCYVEGGGITQDFKEAVKWFRLAADQGLAEAQCSLGICYAKGEEVTQDFKEAVKWFRLAADQGYAKAQYNLGICYAKGEGITQDLREAVKWLQLAADQGDDLAQFVLGCCYGMGKGVTRDLNEAKKWLRLAADQGNAEAKELLASL
- the esiB_3 gene encoding Secretory immunoglobulin A-binding protein EsiB gives rise to the protein MKKIVKYTFIVVVLFLVSIFARPIGEIQNNVGLFYYKGTLVSQNFEKAVYWYRKAANRGHSVAQNNLGMCYVNGEGVTQDFKDAVKWFRLAAAQGLAEAQCNLGVCYVEGGGVTQDFKEAAKWLRLAADQGDSLAQYNLALRYHSGEGMTQDSKEAVKWFRLAAAQGLAIAQRNLGLCYVKGEGVTQDFKEAAKWLRLAADQGDSLAQHSLGKCYYNGIGVTQDFIEAVKWFRLAADQGHADAQTNLGICYAKGEGVTQDFTEAVRWFGLAADQGHTEAKKILASLKSVPQTP